One window of Mucilaginibacter inviolabilis genomic DNA carries:
- a CDS encoding RES family NAD+ phosphorylase, with protein MVLYRIAKCQYVDDLSGTGARLYGGRWNSEGKPMLYLASSRSLAVLEVLVHLDPLIVPANFCLAQIDVPNYSITELNPDLLPDNWQDVSGPVALRKLGDEFLKKQEYLAMRVPSAIVSAEYNYILNPLHPEAKNIKIVNKESFSFDDRLLN; from the coding sequence ATGGTTTTATATCGTATAGCGAAATGCCAATATGTGGATGATCTGAGCGGAACGGGAGCCAGGTTATACGGCGGCCGCTGGAACAGTGAGGGGAAGCCCATGCTTTATCTGGCCTCATCCCGATCATTAGCGGTTCTGGAAGTACTGGTACATTTGGATCCTTTAATTGTTCCTGCAAATTTTTGTTTGGCTCAGATTGACGTTCCGAATTACAGCATCACAGAACTAAACCCGGATTTATTACCTGATAACTGGCAGGACGTTTCGGGCCCGGTGGCGCTAAGAAAACTTGGCGACGAGTTTCTGAAAAAGCAGGAATACCTGGCCATGCGCGTACCATCGGCTATAGTATCGGCAGAGTACAATTATATACTTAACCCATTACACCCCGAAGCCAAAAATATTAAAATAGTGAATAAAGAATCTTTTAGTTTTGACGACCGGCTTTTAAATTAG
- the parS gene encoding type II RES/Xre toxin-antitoxin system antitoxin, whose protein sequence is MSYKTKIDSKKNELNEPMAAYAVQAPVPSFYHLLEGAKSVKFSTDFDIINLARKGFPKSVLLSLAKKISLNIQELANILHISERTLQRYDDNAIIKTEYAEKAVELARLYTRGEEVFGSMDKFKIWVKTPGYVFKGEAPVTILDTSAGFDMVFRELGRIEHGIFA, encoded by the coding sequence ATGTCGTACAAAACAAAAATTGATAGCAAAAAAAATGAATTGAATGAGCCCATGGCAGCGTACGCCGTTCAGGCTCCGGTTCCTTCATTTTATCATTTACTCGAGGGGGCAAAGTCTGTTAAATTTTCTACAGATTTTGATATCATTAACCTGGCGCGTAAAGGCTTCCCAAAAAGCGTTTTGCTTTCCTTAGCCAAAAAAATATCCCTCAATATACAAGAGCTGGCCAATATATTACACATCTCGGAGCGTACCTTACAACGTTATGATGATAACGCCATCATTAAAACGGAGTACGCCGAAAAGGCTGTTGAACTGGCCCGCCTGTATACCCGTGGCGAGGAGGTTTTTGGCTCCATGGATAAATTTAAAATATGGGTAAAAACTCCAGGCTACGTGTTTAAGGGCGAGGCCCCGGTAACCATCCTGGATACTTCTGCCGGTTTTGATATGGTTTTTAGGGAGTTAGGCCGTATAGAGCACGGTATTTTTGCCTGA
- the tyrS gene encoding tyrosine--tRNA ligase, with protein MNFVEELRWRGMLHTEMPGTEEKLNKGMTSGYIGFDPTADSLHVGHLTQIMTLIHFQRAGHKPYALVGGATGMVGDPSGKSQERNLLSEEVLQHNLESVKKQLTRFLDFNSGANSAEMVNNYDWFKNFTFLDFIRDVGKHITVNYMMAKDSVKKRLEGDTGMSFTEFTYQLVQGYDFYYLWKHHNCSIQMGGSDQWGNIVTGTELIRRKDSGEAFALTTNLIKKADGTKFGKTESGAVWLDAERTSPYQFYQFWLNTTDVDAKAYIRIFTLFERDVIEALEVEHDAAPHTRILQKALAKDITIRVHGEAEYEKAIKSSEFLFGNVGIEFLNELNDAEVLGLFAGVPNFSVTLAELQQGINVSDLLAVKTAIFPSKGEAKKMIQGGGSAINKVKIATADDIYTADALINNKFLVVQKGKKNYFLIVAE; from the coding sequence ATGAACTTTGTTGAAGAATTACGCTGGCGAGGAATGCTGCATACCGAAATGCCGGGTACTGAAGAAAAGCTGAATAAAGGCATGACTTCGGGATATATAGGATTTGACCCAACCGCCGATTCATTGCATGTTGGTCACCTAACGCAAATCATGACGCTGATCCATTTTCAGCGGGCCGGTCATAAACCTTATGCTTTGGTTGGTGGTGCTACCGGTATGGTTGGCGATCCCTCAGGTAAATCGCAGGAGCGTAATTTACTGTCGGAAGAGGTTTTGCAGCATAACCTGGAGTCGGTTAAAAAGCAATTGACCCGTTTTCTGGATTTTAACAGCGGCGCCAATAGTGCCGAAATGGTGAATAATTACGATTGGTTCAAGAATTTTACCTTTCTTGATTTTATCCGCGATGTAGGCAAGCACATTACCGTTAATTACATGATGGCTAAAGATTCGGTAAAGAAACGCCTGGAAGGCGATACCGGGATGTCATTCACCGAGTTCACCTATCAGCTAGTGCAGGGTTACGATTTTTATTACCTGTGGAAACACCATAATTGCAGCATCCAGATGGGGGGCAGCGATCAGTGGGGTAATATTGTGACCGGTACTGAGCTCATTCGCCGTAAAGATAGCGGCGAAGCATTTGCCCTAACTACCAATCTGATCAAAAAGGCTGATGGTACCAAATTTGGTAAAACCGAAAGCGGCGCGGTTTGGCTGGATGCAGAGCGCACATCGCCATACCAGTTTTACCAGTTCTGGTTAAATACCACCGATGTTGATGCCAAAGCATATATCCGCATATTTACGTTGTTTGAGCGTGATGTGATTGAAGCTTTGGAGGTGGAGCATGATGCAGCGCCGCATACACGGATATTACAAAAAGCGCTGGCCAAAGATATAACCATACGCGTACATGGTGAAGCAGAGTATGAAAAGGCCATTAAATCATCTGAGTTTTTATTTGGCAACGTAGGCATTGAGTTTTTAAATGAACTGAATGATGCCGAGGTGTTGGGACTGTTTGCCGGTGTGCCTAATTTTAGCGTGACTTTAGCTGAGTTGCAGCAAGGCATCAATGTTAGTGATTTGCTGGCTGTGAAAACGGCCATATTCCCGTCAAAAGGTGAAGCTAAAAAGATGATACAAGGCGGAGGTTCGGCTATTAATAAAGTTAAAATTGCTACTGCCGATGATATTTATACTGCCGATGCTTTGATCAATAATAAATTCCTGGTGGTACAAAAAGGCAAGAAGAATTATTTTTTGATTGTTGCTGAATAA
- the rpsA gene encoding 30S ribosomal protein S1, translating into MAKKQEAEKELKAKEAELDTVTASGEKETIESEADSISIEEIKSKIAATPSADFDWDADDKKFGNYTDSDREKFEKMYDGTFSSITKGEIITGTVVNVNNKDVVLNVGFKSDGLVSVSEFRDTPDLKIGDKVDVFVESQEDANGQLVLSRKRAKTQKSWERINSALDNDEIITGFVKSRTKGGLIVDIMGVEAFLPGSQIDIKPIRDYDVYVGKTMEFKVVKINHEFKNVVVSHKVLIEDDLENQKTEIVARLEKGQVLEGTVKNITDFGVFIDLGGVDGLLHITDISWGRIEHPREILSLDQKINVVVLDFDDEKKRIALGLKQLTPHPWQSLSEDIQVGSKVKGKIVTVADYGAFLEIIPGVEGLIHVSEMSWSQNLRNPQEFLKVGDEIEAQVLTLDREERKMSLGVKQLTPDPWQNAAEKYAIGTQHVATVKNMTNFGVFVELEDGIDGLIHISDLSWSKKVNHPNEFTKVGEKLDVVVLELDVENRKLSLGHKQLEENPWDTFETVFTIDSIHEGTVLKVTDKGAIVALPYGVEGFAPTKHLVKEDGKSVKAEETAEFKIIEFNKENKRIVISHSRIWEEARADARVQEFENRKKEAKSASNAVKKVKESVEKSTLGDLSVLAQLKEQMEGAENKARKAAPAKKAEESEEEA; encoded by the coding sequence ATGGCAAAAAAACAAGAAGCAGAAAAAGAATTAAAAGCGAAAGAAGCTGAACTGGACACAGTTACCGCATCTGGCGAAAAAGAAACCATTGAATCAGAAGCTGATTCAATATCTATCGAAGAGATCAAATCAAAAATTGCAGCTACTCCAAGTGCGGATTTCGACTGGGATGCAGATGACAAAAAATTTGGTAACTATACCGATAGCGACCGTGAGAAATTCGAGAAAATGTATGATGGAACTTTCAGCTCTATCACCAAAGGCGAAATCATCACCGGTACCGTTGTTAATGTTAACAACAAAGATGTGGTACTGAACGTAGGATTTAAATCAGACGGTTTAGTTTCAGTATCAGAATTCCGTGACACACCAGATCTGAAGATCGGTGACAAAGTTGACGTTTTTGTTGAATCACAAGAAGATGCTAACGGTCAGTTAGTACTTTCACGTAAACGTGCAAAAACTCAAAAATCATGGGAGCGCATTAATTCAGCCCTTGACAATGATGAGATCATCACTGGTTTTGTGAAGAGCAGAACTAAAGGTGGTTTAATTGTTGACATCATGGGTGTTGAAGCCTTCTTACCTGGCTCACAAATCGACATCAAACCTATCCGTGATTACGATGTGTATGTAGGTAAAACAATGGAATTCAAAGTTGTTAAGATCAACCACGAGTTTAAAAACGTAGTGGTATCGCACAAAGTGCTGATCGAAGACGATTTGGAAAACCAAAAAACAGAAATTGTTGCACGCCTTGAAAAAGGACAGGTATTGGAAGGTACCGTTAAAAACATTACCGACTTTGGTGTATTTATTGACCTTGGTGGTGTTGACGGCTTACTGCACATTACTGATATATCTTGGGGCCGTATTGAGCATCCACGCGAAATTCTTTCATTGGATCAAAAAATCAACGTTGTTGTGCTTGACTTTGATGACGAGAAAAAACGTATTGCTCTGGGCTTAAAACAATTAACTCCTCATCCTTGGCAAAGCCTTTCTGAAGATATTCAGGTTGGTTCAAAAGTTAAAGGTAAAATTGTTACCGTTGCTGATTACGGCGCATTCCTTGAAATCATCCCTGGTGTTGAAGGTTTGATCCACGTATCAGAAATGTCATGGTCACAAAACCTGCGTAACCCTCAGGAATTCCTGAAAGTTGGCGACGAAATCGAAGCACAAGTGTTAACACTTGACCGCGAAGAGCGCAAAATGTCATTGGGTGTTAAACAATTAACTCCAGATCCATGGCAAAATGCTGCTGAGAAATATGCTATCGGCACTCAGCACGTTGCAACAGTTAAAAACATGACCAACTTTGGTGTGTTTGTTGAACTGGAAGACGGCATCGACGGCTTGATCCACATCTCTGATCTTTCTTGGTCTAAAAAAGTAAATCACCCTAACGAATTCACTAAAGTTGGTGAAAAATTAGACGTGGTTGTTTTAGAACTTGACGTTGAGAACCGCAAATTAAGCTTAGGTCACAAACAGCTGGAAGAAAACCCTTGGGATACTTTCGAAACCGTATTTACCATTGATTCAATTCATGAAGGTACTGTATTGAAAGTAACTGACAAAGGTGCTATCGTAGCTTTACCTTACGGTGTTGAAGGCTTTGCGCCAACCAAACACCTGGTTAAAGAAGATGGTAAATCAGTAAAAGCTGAAGAAACCGCTGAATTCAAGATCATTGAATTTAACAAAGAGAACAAACGTATCGTTATTTCACACTCACGTATCTGGGAAGAAGCTCGCGCTGACGCTCGTGTACAGGAATTTGAAAACCGCAAAAAAGAAGCAAAATCTGCTAGCAACGCGGTGAAAAAAGTGAAAGAATCAGTTGAAAAATCAACTTTAGGCGATCTTAGCGTATTAGCTCAGTTAAAAGAGCAAATGGAAGGTGCTGAAAACAAAGCCCGCAAGGCTGCACCAGCTAAAAAAGCTGAAGAGTCTGAAGAAGAAGCATAA
- a CDS encoding ACT domain-containing protein codes for MTGETNLNTLLKNMTPVLNEGDYVYCTVSSIPQIDTNNILGLFKETEGFTVILKKEIADQFQLEYSYIAAWITLSIHSSLAATGLTAAFATALAQEGISCNVVAAYYHDHIFVAKEDAARAMNALKKISNQ; via the coding sequence ATGACCGGAGAAACAAACCTTAATACCTTGCTCAAAAACATGACGCCTGTGCTCAATGAAGGCGATTATGTGTATTGTACAGTATCATCTATCCCCCAAATTGATACCAATAATATTTTAGGTCTTTTTAAAGAGACAGAGGGCTTTACCGTTATTCTCAAAAAAGAGATTGCCGATCAGTTTCAACTGGAGTATAGCTATATAGCTGCCTGGATAACCCTCAGCATACATTCTTCATTAGCAGCTACCGGACTGACAGCCGCATTTGCCACAGCACTGGCACAGGAAGGTATCAGTTGTAATGTTGTTGCAGCCTATTATCACGACCATATTTTTGTGGCAAAGGAGGATGCGGCAAGAGCCATGAATGCGCTTAAAAAAATATCAAATCAATAA
- the pyrR gene encoding bifunctional pyr operon transcriptional regulator/uracil phosphoribosyltransferase PyrR: MQNLTLLDGQKFQITIQRLCRQLIENHDDFSQSVLIGIQPRGIYLAKRVAEELRKILPGKTILQGDLDITFYRDDFRRRESQLVPNQTKIDFIIEGKKVVMMDDVLWTGRTIRAAMDAMQAFGRPEKVELLALVDRRYSRHIPVSADYVGIEVDSIASQKVVVSWKDTDGEDKIVLVSEAAE; this comes from the coding sequence ATGCAAAATCTTACACTGCTCGACGGACAAAAATTTCAGATCACCATACAACGTTTATGTCGCCAGTTGATTGAAAATCACGATGATTTTTCACAATCGGTACTTATTGGTATCCAGCCACGGGGCATATACCTGGCTAAACGTGTAGCCGAAGAATTAAGAAAAATATTACCAGGCAAAACCATTTTACAGGGCGACCTGGATATTACCTTTTATCGCGACGATTTTCGCCGCCGCGAATCGCAACTGGTACCCAATCAAACTAAAATAGATTTTATTATTGAGGGGAAAAAAGTAGTGATGATGGATGACGTTCTCTGGACCGGCCGAACCATTCGCGCCGCCATGGATGCCATGCAGGCTTTTGGCCGCCCCGAGAAAGTGGAGCTGCTGGCCCTGGTCGATCGCCGTTATTCGCGACATATACCTGTATCGGCAGATTATGTAGGTATTGAGGTGGATTCCATCGCATCGCAAAAAGTAGTAGTAAGCTGGAAAGATACAGATGGCGAGGATAAAATTGTGCTGGTATCGGAAGCAGCGGAGTAA